The DNA segment CCCTTGCCACGCAAGACGTGCGTGACCTGTTGGAACGTTTCTGCATAGCCGCCGACCAGCAGCTCGTACCAGGGTCGGTACGGTCCGAGACCGCGGCCCTTTTCCGTCAGGGCCACGGTGTCGCCGCGCAGCGTCACATAGTTCTCGTTGGCGAGGTAGCGCAGAAATCCGCTGGTCCGTGCCGCGTCGAGTTCCAGGGCCGCGGCCACTTCCTGGACCGACTGCGGACCGTCCGCGATGCGTTCGTACAGGCCACTGCTGAACAGGTGGTAGATGCCCTGCGCCAGCGCGAAACCACGGACGGGCTGTAGTGCCTCGATGAGCCGGAGCTCGAATCCCTCATCCATTGTGCTGTCCCTCATCCGGTGAACTTTCGGCCATGGGCTGGAAGTCGATACGAACGATTTCGAGATCGCAGGTGTGGTGCAGCAGTTTCCGGAAGCGGTCGGCGCGCTCCGCCGACCGCGTGCTGACGCGGATGAACGGGCGGCTGCGACCTTGCCAGTCCAGAACGCGGGAATCTGCCGCGGTGACGAAAACGCAGTCCTCGCGGAACTCTTCCCCCGCCAGAAGCCCGCGTACCTGGTTCTCCAGGGCATTGCGGGCTTCGCGTTGTATGCCGAAGAACTCTATCGTCGGCATGTGTCCTCCTTGCATCCACTTCGGCCGGAACGAACGCGGTGTGGCGTTCAGCCCCAGGCGGAGTCCCCGTCGTCGTTGTTCAGGCCGAAAAGTGCCGTACCGCAAGTTCCGTGTGTCGGGAAAAGGTTCCGCATAAGGTTGCCCTTCCTTCGTATCGCCCTGTGGCGCTATTCACGGTATCGGTGTGGCGCTCCCGGCGGTCAGGGGGGAAATGGTGAGGACCTGCAATGCCGAATCATGCAGGGGTGACAATGGATTACTTTATGCATGCAAATGGGGCGTATGGGGTGAAAATGGCACCCGGGCTTACTTCCTTCCGGCGCATGCGCGATTCGTTCGGTTTGAAGGGGCGCGATTATTCGGCTGAGCCTTGCGACGGGATTCAGCAGGTAAAGTGACCGCATGCCGAAGCCGCAGTCGACCGACGCGGAACCGGCGGTACCGGCGAAACCGGATGTCCTCCTCGTCGTCGGTGATCCCCGCACCTCCGAGCCGCTCTCCGCGCTGCCGGAGCTCGCCGGCCACCGGACCGTCGCGGTGGACCGCGCGACCGAGGCCGGCAGGGCGAGCGGCGGGGCGGGTCGCTGAAGTGCTGGCCCGTGCCCGGCAGTTGGTGCGGAGCCGTGAACCCTCAGGGTGGGACGGCGCCCTGCGCCACGGCGATCTCGTGCTGGACTACGCCACCCGTCGGGCGCGCCGCGGTGAACGCACCATCGAGCTCACGCCCGCCGAGTGCCGGCTGCTGCGCCGTCTGCTGGTGAACGCCGGGCGGGTGTTGTCCAAGGAGCAGATCGGGCGGCACGTCTGGGACGAGCCGCCGACCGACGCCGCCATCGAGCGGCTCGTGTCGCGGCTGCGCCGCAAGGTGAACGGGGGGCGGGCAGGCCGCGCTGATCCACACCCGGCGCGGCTTCGGCTACTGGCTGGGCGGGGCCGCACGGCCGTAAGCCCCGCATGGCCGTAAGCCCCGCACGGCCGTAAGTGCCCCCGGCAGCTTGTGTCCTGGGTCACATTGATCACGTGTCCGGGATATGTCTGGGAGCTGTCAGGCCGGTTCGCTTGACTGACCTCCGACTTCCCCTGTCCCGGCCCTCCCGCGGCCGGCCCCACGACCGAGGAGAGCGTACCCATGCCCGAGCCGCAGGACGTGAGCATCAGCCTGGACGCGGAGTTCGGCTTCGACCCCGATGCCCTGCGCGCCAAGTACCGCGCCGAGCGCGACCGCCGGATTCGGCCCGACGGCAGCGGTCAGTACCGGCACCTCACCGGCGAGTTCGGTGCGTACGACCAGGACCCGTACGCCGATGCGGAGTTCGAGCGCGAGCCGCTGCGCGATCGGGTCGAGGCCGTCGTCGTCGGTGGCGGGTTCGGCGGGCTGCTCGCCGGGGCGCGGTTGCGGCAGGCGGGTGTGCAGGAGATCCGGGTCGTCGAGAAGGGCGGGGACTTCGGCGGGACCTGGTACTGGAACCGGTACCCGGGCATCCACTGCGACATCGAGTCGTACATCTATCTGCCGTTGCTCGAAGAGCTCGGTCATGTCCCGCGGTGGAAGTACTCGCCGGGCGAGGAGATCCGGCAGCACGCGCGGGCCATCGCCAGGCACTTCGGCCTCTACGAGCACGCCTGTTTCCAGACCGAGGTCACTGAACTGCGATGGGACGAAGGCGGGTTGGAATGGATCGTCGGCACCGATCGGGGCGATGAGATCCGGGCCCGGTACGTCGTCGTCTCCAGCGGCACCCTCAGTCAGGCCAAGCTGCCCGGCATCCCCGGCATCGAGACCTTCCGCGGGCACACCTTCCACACCAGCCGCTGGGACTACGACTACACCGGCGGCGACGCGAGCGGCCGTCTGACGGGGCTCGCCGACAAGCGCGTCGCCCTCATCGGCACCGGCGCCACCGCCATCCAGGTCGTGCCGCACCTGGGACAGGACGCAGAGCAGCTGTACGTGTTCCAGCGCACGCCCTCCTCCGTCGACGTACGCGGCAACCGGCCCACGGACCCCGAGTGGGCCGCGTCCCTCCAACCGGGCTGGCAGCGGCAGCGTATGGAGAACTTCCTCAAGGTCGTCACCGGCGGCCGGGAGGAGGCGGACCTGGTGAACGACGCCTGGACCAGCACCGCCCGGCTCCAGGAGAAGCTCATCCCGACCAACGCCTACGCGGACGTCCCGGCCGAGCAGCGCGAACTCGCCTACGAGATCGCCGACTTCCAGAAGATGAACGAGCTGCGCGCCCGCGTCGAGACGACCGTGCAGGACCCGGAGACCGCCGAGAAGCTCAAGCCCTGGTACCGGTACATGTGCAAGCGGCCCACCTTCAGCGACCACTACCTCCAGACCTTCAACCGGCCCAACGTCACCCTCGTCGACACCGCCGACACCCACGGCGTCGAGCGGATCACCGAGAACGCCGTCGTGGTCGGCGACACCGAGTACGAGGTCGACTGCATCGTCTTCGCCACCGGGTTCGACGTCGGCAGGTCGGGAGTGCTGTCCGGCAAGCTACCGGTGTACGGACGCGGTGGCGCCGGGCTGCTGGAGACCTGGATGACCGAGGGGCTGAAGACACTGCACGGGTTCACCACCCGTGGCTTCCCCAACCTCTTCCTGCTCGGCTCCATGCAGAACGCCGCCTCCGTCAACTACGTCCACATCCTCGACGAACAGGCCACGCACGTCGCCGAGGTCGTCGCTCAGGCGCGCAAGCGGCAGGTCCGGTGCGTGGAGCCGACCGCCGAGGCGCAGGACGCCTGGGTGGCGACGATCCGTCAGAAGGCCGCCGACCTGCACAAGTTCCAGGCCGAGTGCACGCCCGGCTACTACAACAACGAGGGGCGGCCGCGAGAGCGCAGCGAGTCGTACGGCGACGGGCCGGTCGCCTTTCACGAGCTGCTGCGGCGCTGGCGCACGGAGGGCGGCATGCGCGAGGTGCTGGTCGAGGGCGAGGCATGAGCGCCGTGGAGCCGAGCAGGTACGACACGACCGGCGACCGGCACATCACCACCAGCGTCCGCTGGGCCGCCGAGCGGCTCAATCCGCCCAGCCGGCTGTGGGGTTCCAACGGCGTCGCGTTCGGGCCCGACGGGCGGCTGTACGTCGCCCAGTTCCTCGCCGGGCAGATCAGCGCCGTCGATCCGGCGACCGGGGAGGTCGAGGTGGTCGTACCGATGGACAGTCCCGTGCAGGCGCCGGACGACCTCGCCTTCGGCGCCGACGGCTCGATGTACATCGCCGACCTGGTGCCGGGGCGGGTGTGGCGGCGTGGTCCGGAGGGGGAGTACACGCTCGTCTCCGAGGATGTCGACAACCCCAACGGCATCACCTGCGTCGGCGACCGGCTGTTCGTGAATGAGATGAAGCCGGGTGGCCGGCTGATGGAGCTCTTTCCCGACGGAGGCGACCCGCGGGTCCTGACGTCGGGGCTGGCTCTCGGCAACGCCATGCAGCTCGGGCCCGACCGGCACCTCTACTACCCGCACATGATGAGCGGCCCGAACCCCCTGCTCACCGGCCAGGTCTGGCGGATCCAGCCGGACGGGGGCGCGCCCGAGGTGGTCGCCGACGACGTCCACCAGCCGGTCGCCGTACGGTTCGACCAGGGCGGGATGCTGCATGTGCTGTCCCGCGGACCCGAGGGCATCGTCACCCGCATCGACCTGCACGGCAGCGGCTCACGGACCCTGGTCACCAGCGGCGTCGTCGGGCTGGACAACGCGGCCTTCGACGCCGATAACCGCATGTTCGTCTCCAGCTACGCCAGCGGCGGCGTCACCGAGATGCACCCCGACGGGCGCACCCGCGAGATCGTGCCGCGCGGACTCGACGGACCGTACGGCGTGACCGTCGACCTCGGCGGCAAGGTGTACGCCGCCGACCACTACCGGGTCGCGAGCCCCGAGCGCTCGCCGGAGGGCGGCGTCACCACACACTCCCTGCGGCCCTTCTCGCACGGCATCGTGGCCGACGGTGGACTCCTGCACACCACCTCGCAGTTCGGGCAGATCCAGACGTACGACCCCGGGGCCGGGACCACCCGGGAACGGGCCGGCGGGCTGCGGCGGCCGCTCGGCATCACCGTGGCGCCGGACGGCTCGCTGGTCGTCGCCGAGTCGGACGCGGGGCGGGTCGTGGCCGTCGATGAGCGGGACGGGCTCACCGTGCTCGCGGACGGGCTCGAACAGCCCGTGGACGTGGCCTTCGACGCCGAGGGGCGCTGCTACGTCAGCGACGAGCGGCTGGGCGCGGTGCTGCGGGTCGAGCCGGACGGGCCGCCGACGGTCGTGGTGGACGGGCTCGACGCACCGCAGGGGCTCGCTGTCCTGGGTGCGGAGTTGTTCACGGTGGAGACGGGGCGGCGCCGGCTGCTTGCGGTGTCCCTGACGACGGGGGAGCGCCGGACCGACGCGGAGGACCTGCCGGTCGGGGCGCCGCCGGGGGTGGTTCCGCGGGCGGAACCTGCTCTCTTCGCGGGTGGCATGCCAGGAATGGCGCGGCGGTTTGCGGGGCTGGCGGTGGCGCCGGACGGTGCGTTGCTGTTGTCGGCGAACGGGGAGGGGACGGTGCTGCGGCTGACGCCCGGGCAGCGGTCGACCTGCGGGCCGGTGGGGGCGGGTCGCGCAGTTCCCCGCGCCCCTTTCGGGGCGCGTTCCTGAACCGGAATTTTCTAGGAAGCCGGGCCCAGCGAGCGCTCCCTCACCCGTGCCAGATGCTCGGTGAACACCTCACGCGTGTCCGGAGTCAGCGTCCGCAGCGCGACCAGTGCGGTGATGACCACGTCGCACAGCTCGCCCTGTACGTCCTCCCAGGTGTGGGTGACGCCCTTGCGCGGGTTCTGACCGGTCGCCCCGATCACCGCCTCGGCGACCTCGCCGACCTCCTCCGACAACTTCAGCATGCGCAGCAGCATGCCCTCCTTGCCGCCGACCGGCTGGTCGGTGTCGAGCCAGGTCCACAGGTCGTCGATGGTTGCCCAGAGGTCGTCGGCGGTCTCGGTGGCGGGCTCGGCGGCGGTGCCGGGAGGGGCTGCCTGATCAGTCATGCGGGCAGCTTGGCACAGCGGCCGCCTACTCCTCGAACAAGGCTTCCTGATCCTCGAACGCCCCCGCCTGCTCCTCCCTGTCCGTCCTCGCCTCGTCCAGCCTCTTGTTCCGCGTCCCGATCACCACCGCCGTCACCGCCGCCGTCGCCGCCAGTGCCGTGGGAACCATCCAGCCGCGGTCGACGACATGGCCGAGGGCGTGGTCGAGGGAGAGGCGGCCGGGGCCCGTGATCGCGAGGCAGGCTGCGGCCAGGCCCAGGGTGGCCGCGTGCTCGTAGCCGCCCTCCTGGTTGAAGAAGCCGTTCGGGGCGTGCACCGCGGCGGCGCCCGCCATGGCGCCGGCCGCCGCCGCACCCGCCGCCGGGGTCGCCAGGCCCAGCGCCAGCAGGGTGCCGCCGCCGGCCTCCGCGAGGCCCGAGGCCGTCGCGCTGGCCTTGCCCGGCTGGTAGCCGATCGACTCCATGAACTGGCCGGTGCCCTCGATGCCGTGTCCGCCGAACCAGCCGAACAGCTTCTGGGTGCCGTGCGCGATCAGCACGCCGCCGGCGCCGAGCCGGAGCAACAGCAGGCCCAGATCATGTCGGTCGTAAGCACTCACAATGACTCCCGATGACTCCCGGAACAGACCACTGGTGACGGATCCCCGTCCGATCCCCGCCCTCGTATCCACCGTCGCATCGAAGTCACCCGCCCGGCCTGCCCGCGCCGCCGTTCGGGTGGCGGGGCTCCGGGGGCGGTGTGAGGCTGACTGCCATGACGATTCAGACGTCCAAACTCAGCGACCCCGCCGTCCGTGCCTTCGTCACCGCCGTCAACGCCCACGACCGCGAGGGCTTCATGAGCATCCTCGCGCCCGGCGCGACCATGGCGGACGACGGCAGCGACCGCGACCTCGCCGACTGGATCGAGCGGGAGATCTTCTCCTCCAACGGCCACATGGAAGTCGACAACGAGTCCAACAGCGGCCGCGATCTCCTCACCCACTACCGCAACGACACCTGGGGCGAGATGCGTACCCGCTGGCACTTCGAGGTCGAGGGCGACGGCAGGATCTCCCGCTTCGAGACCGGCCAGGCATAGCCGGCGGCGAGCAAGCCACCGCCGGAGCCGCTCAAGCGCTTGCCCTCGTGTGCACTTCAACTTCTAACGTCCCACCCCATGGAGACCAAGAGGACTTTGGGACGGACCGGCATCGAGGTCAGCGCGCTCGGCTTCGGCTGCTGGGCCATCGGCGGTGAGTGGCAGTCCGCCGACGGGCAGCCGCTCGGCTGGGGCAAGGTCGACGACGA comes from the Streptomyces sp. NBC_00443 genome and includes:
- a CDS encoding DoxX family protein; amino-acid sequence: MSAYDRHDLGLLLLRLGAGGVLIAHGTQKLFGWFGGHGIEGTGQFMESIGYQPGKASATASGLAEAGGGTLLALGLATPAAGAAAAGAMAGAAAVHAPNGFFNQEGGYEHAATLGLAAACLAITGPGRLSLDHALGHVVDRGWMVPTALAATAAVTAVVIGTRNKRLDEARTDREEQAGAFEDQEALFEE
- a CDS encoding MazG-like family protein, translating into MTDQAAPPGTAAEPATETADDLWATIDDLWTWLDTDQPVGGKEGMLLRMLKLSEEVGEVAEAVIGATGQNPRKGVTHTWEDVQGELCDVVITALVALRTLTPDTREVFTEHLARVRERSLGPAS
- a CDS encoding flavin-containing monooxygenase encodes the protein MPEPQDVSISLDAEFGFDPDALRAKYRAERDRRIRPDGSGQYRHLTGEFGAYDQDPYADAEFEREPLRDRVEAVVVGGGFGGLLAGARLRQAGVQEIRVVEKGGDFGGTWYWNRYPGIHCDIESYIYLPLLEELGHVPRWKYSPGEEIRQHARAIARHFGLYEHACFQTEVTELRWDEGGLEWIVGTDRGDEIRARYVVVSSGTLSQAKLPGIPGIETFRGHTFHTSRWDYDYTGGDASGRLTGLADKRVALIGTGATAIQVVPHLGQDAEQLYVFQRTPSSVDVRGNRPTDPEWAASLQPGWQRQRMENFLKVVTGGREEADLVNDAWTSTARLQEKLIPTNAYADVPAEQRELAYEIADFQKMNELRARVETTVQDPETAEKLKPWYRYMCKRPTFSDHYLQTFNRPNVTLVDTADTHGVERITENAVVVGDTEYEVDCIVFATGFDVGRSGVLSGKLPVYGRGGAGLLETWMTEGLKTLHGFTTRGFPNLFLLGSMQNAASVNYVHILDEQATHVAEVVAQARKRQVRCVEPTAEAQDAWVATIRQKAADLHKFQAECTPGYYNNEGRPRERSESYGDGPVAFHELLRRWRTEGGMREVLVEGEA
- a CDS encoding nuclear transport factor 2 family protein, with translation MTIQTSKLSDPAVRAFVTAVNAHDREGFMSILAPGATMADDGSDRDLADWIEREIFSSNGHMEVDNESNSGRDLLTHYRNDTWGEMRTRWHFEVEGDGRISRFETGQA
- a CDS encoding winged helix-turn-helix domain-containing protein; this translates as MLARARQLVRSREPSGWDGALRHGDLVLDYATRRARRGERTIELTPAECRLLRRLLVNAGRVLSKEQIGRHVWDEPPTDAAIERLVSRLRRKVNGGRAGRADPHPARLRLLAGRGRTAVSPAWP